The following coding sequences lie in one Oncorhynchus kisutch isolate 150728-3 linkage group LG3, Okis_V2, whole genome shotgun sequence genomic window:
- the LOC109885957 gene encoding probable RNA polymerase II nuclear localization protein SLC7A6OS: protein MDPSTTILRVKRKRGTDPADALLLACKRIRPETTSQTAGETVPEPDDAEVENSVFKLVATVASQDAPVQTQVREALARPRMAHALRPSGSSQRIVGDLRSVKWSTRREERYRILSSHRAGMPAEQSPSTQPEPTEEPGKNAWSLGEVQVFDIIQEDGDQDKAPSKLLTPDPETILCNSMKMLREKLSVSGEGVGVEHREREDDYVYDLYYQETVAAGWIQDILSVRPYSDEGELVPDLVVNEEAYEDENEEGNWRNDYPDEDGSDREERYGGSWEEHSYSRRSWDQYQGEVMQELDDDDGDKDDSD, encoded by the exons ATGGATCCAAGCACCACTATTCTCCGGgtgaaaagaaagagaggaactGACCCTGCCGATGCGTTGCTGCTTGCCTGTAAACGTATTCGGCCAGAGACCACATCCCAGACCGCTGGGGAAACTGTGCCTGAGCCCGATGATGCAGAGGTTGAGAATTCAGTCTTCAAACTCGTGGCAACCGTAGCGTCACAG GATGCCCCAGTCCAGACACAGGTTCGTGAAGCACTGGCCCGCCCCCGCATGGCCCATGCCCTGCGCCCCTCAGGCAGCTCCCAGAGGATTGTGGGAGATCTGCGGAGCGTAAAGTGGAGCACCAGGCGGGAGGAGCGATACAGGATCCTCTCCAGCCATCGAGCAGGGATGCCTGCAGAACAGTCCCCCTCAACGCAGCCAGAGCCCACAGAGGAGCCAGGCAAAAATGCCTGGAGCCTGGGTGAAGTTCAGGTGTTTGACATCATCCAGGAAGATGGGGACCAGGACAAAGCTCCTAGCAAG TTGCTGACCCCTGACCCAGAGACTATCCTGTGTAACTCGATGAAGATGCTCCGTGAGAAGCTGAGTGTGTCTGGAGAGGGTGTGGGTGTTGAGCATCGTGAACGGGAGGACGACTACGTGTATGACCTTTACTACCAGGAAACAGTCGCTGCAGGCTGGATCCAGGACATCCTGTCCGTCAGGCCCTACTCAGACGAGGGAGAGTTG GTGCCTGACTTGGTGGTGAATGAGGAAGCATATGAGGATGAGAATGAAGAGGGGAACTGGAGGAATGACTACCCAGATGAGGATGGCAGTGACAGAGAGGAGCGCTATGGAG GGTCCTGGGAAGAGCACTCATACAGTCGGAGATCCTGGGACCAGTACCAGGGCGAGGTGATGCAGGAgttagatgatgatgatggagaCAAGGATGACTCCGACTGA